A window of the Streptococcus sp. 116-D4 genome harbors these coding sequences:
- a CDS encoding ABC transporter permease, whose protein sequence is MKRWTALNKIEFLLTKRQLVYYLLSIGMPTAFYLFFSGMYQETPGGPANFMRDYLISMTAFSMMSTAIFSFPVVLHTDKINNWQKILRHSPVNMVEYYLSKITSMMVDYLVSILVVFSVGHFVRGVDMSLGNWIGAAFLLIVGSVAFVALGLTLTLLPSSQLMSVVGNLLYFGLAVLGGLWMPVSLFPDWMQAIGKRLPSYQLMELIKTFLNEGGINLSATVYLLVFSAVLFGLTIYLQGHKENA, encoded by the coding sequence ATGAAACGATGGACCGCACTAAACAAGATAGAATTTCTATTGACCAAACGACAATTAGTCTATTATCTATTATCCATAGGGATGCCGACAGCCTTCTATTTATTCTTTTCAGGCATGTACCAGGAAACACCAGGTGGACCGGCTAATTTTATGCGTGATTACCTCATCTCCATGACAGCCTTTTCCATGATGTCGACAGCTATCTTTTCATTCCCAGTTGTTTTACATACCGATAAGATCAACAACTGGCAGAAAATATTACGTCATAGCCCTGTAAATATGGTAGAATATTATCTATCAAAGATAACAAGTATGATGGTTGATTATTTGGTCTCAATTCTGGTTGTTTTCTCAGTTGGGCATTTTGTAAGAGGTGTGGATATGTCTCTTGGAAACTGGATTGGGGCTGCGTTCTTGCTGATAGTAGGAAGTGTTGCCTTTGTAGCACTTGGCTTAACCCTTACTCTCTTACCGTCCAGTCAGCTGATGTCTGTCGTGGGCAATCTTCTTTACTTTGGCTTGGCTGTTTTAGGCGGACTCTGGATGCCCGTCTCTTTATTTCCAGACTGGATGCAAGCAATCGGGAAGCGCCTACCAAGCTATCAGTTGATGGAATTGATCAAGACCTTCTTAAATGAGGGGGGCATCAATTTATCAGCCACAGTTTACCTACTTGTTTTTTCAGCAGTTTTGTTTGGTTTGACCATCTACCTTCAAGGTCATAAGGAGAATGC
- a CDS encoding ABC transporter ATP-binding protein produces MNMIKVESLNKDIKGKAILKDISFEVAEGECVALIGPNGAGKTTLLDCLLGDKLVTSGQVSIQGLPVTSSQLDYIRGYLPQENVIVQKLKVKELIAFFQSIYPNPLSNQEIDQLLQFDKQQKEQLAEKLSGGQKRLFSFVLTLIGRPKLVFLDEPTAAMDTSTRQRFWEIVQDLKAQGVTILYSSHYIEEVEHTADRILVLNKGELIRDTTPLAMRSEEIEKHFILPLAYKEVIEQSNLVENWSQKQDALQVVTREADAFWQLLVQAGCRIQEIEVNNRSLLDTIFEETQKGDD; encoded by the coding sequence ATGAACATGATTAAGGTAGAAAGCCTAAATAAAGACATAAAGGGTAAAGCTATTTTGAAGGATATTTCCTTTGAGGTAGCTGAAGGTGAATGCGTCGCCTTGATTGGTCCCAATGGTGCTGGGAAGACCACACTCTTGGACTGTTTGCTTGGAGATAAACTGGTCACCAGCGGTCAAGTATCCATCCAAGGCTTGCCAGTGACGAGTTCTCAGTTAGACTATATTAGAGGCTACCTGCCTCAAGAAAATGTTATCGTTCAGAAATTAAAGGTCAAAGAGTTGATTGCTTTCTTTCAAAGCATTTACCCAAATCCCTTGAGCAACCAGGAGATCGATCAACTATTGCAGTTTGACAAGCAACAAAAAGAACAGTTGGCAGAAAAATTGTCAGGTGGGCAAAAGCGTCTCTTCTCTTTTGTCTTGACCTTGATTGGCCGACCAAAGCTTGTCTTTTTGGATGAGCCAACTGCGGCCATGGATACCTCAACTCGTCAACGTTTTTGGGAAATTGTCCAGGATCTAAAAGCGCAGGGAGTCACCATTCTCTATTCGTCCCATTATATCGAAGAGGTAGAGCATACAGCGGACCGAATCTTGGTCTTGAATAAGGGAGAGTTGATTCGCGATACAACACCTCTAGCCATGCGCAGTGAGGAGATTGAAAAGCACTTTATCCTTCCTCTAGCATACAAGGAAGTCATTGAGCAGTCTAACTTGGTTGAAAACTGGTCACAAAAACAAGATGCTTTGCAAGTAGTTACACGTGAAGCGGATGCTTTTTGGCAACTGTTAGTGCAAGCAGGATGTAGGATTCAAGAAATTGAAGTCAATAATCGTAGCTTGCTAGATACAATCTTTGAAGAAACACAAAAGGGAGATGACTAA